One window from the genome of Desulforamulus ruminis DSM 2154 encodes:
- a CDS encoding UbiA-like polyprenyltransferase: protein MVFKKLHVFLEMIKFEHTLFALPFAYIGALLTELRVPSGYHILWITLAMVGARTAAMSFNRLVDRHIDAKNPRTAQRALPQGMLGLGEVWFYVIFSFALLGVSAYNLSSLAFQLFPVAVLALSFYSYTKRFTWTCHFWCGVALGLAPLGAWVAITGSFHPAPVLLGVGVLLWVAGFDILYACDDYDFDRQEKIFSIPARFGIPTALRISTVLHVLAPGFFLAVGFILNLGLMYLTGVLIATGLLFYQHILVKPEDLSKTGLAFFNLNGTLSVMMFVCTLADILFPFQIL, encoded by the coding sequence ATGGTATTTAAAAAGCTTCACGTATTCCTGGAAATGATTAAGTTTGAACATACCCTTTTTGCGCTGCCCTTTGCTTATATCGGCGCACTTTTAACGGAACTGCGCGTACCGTCGGGGTATCATATTTTATGGATCACCCTGGCCATGGTGGGAGCCAGAACGGCGGCCATGTCTTTTAACCGACTGGTTGACCGTCATATTGACGCCAAGAATCCCCGTACCGCCCAGAGAGCCCTGCCCCAAGGAATGCTTGGCCTGGGTGAAGTGTGGTTTTACGTCATTTTTTCCTTTGCCCTGCTGGGAGTCTCGGCTTACAACCTCAGTTCCCTTGCTTTTCAATTGTTTCCTGTGGCGGTCCTGGCCCTCAGTTTTTATTCCTATACCAAAAGGTTCACCTGGACCTGTCATTTCTGGTGCGGGGTTGCTTTGGGACTGGCTCCCCTGGGAGCCTGGGTGGCCATTACCGGCAGTTTTCATCCGGCTCCGGTCTTACTGGGAGTGGGCGTTTTACTGTGGGTAGCCGGTTTTGACATTCTTTATGCCTGTGACGATTATGATTTTGACCGGCAGGAAAAGATTTTTTCCATTCCGGCCCGGTTTGGCATTCCCACAGCCCTGCGCATTTCCACGGTGCTGCACGTGTTGGCCCCAGGATTTTTCCTGGCCGTAGGTTTTATTTTAAATTTGGGACTGATGTATCTGACTGGAGTTCTCATCGCTACCGGGTTGCTGTTTTATCAGCATATCCTGGTTAAGCCCGAGGACCTTTCCAAGACAGGGCTGGCTTTTTTTAATCTGAATGGCACCCTCAGTGTAATGATGTTTGTTTGTACCCTGGCAGATATTTTATTTCCTTTCCAAATACTCTAG